From the Lathyrus oleraceus cultivar Zhongwan6 chromosome 4, CAAS_Psat_ZW6_1.0, whole genome shotgun sequence genome, one window contains:
- the LOC127135748 gene encoding uncharacterized protein LOC127135748, translating to MQEDLKKLYQASPHPSFLRNEPKKVPENTESLGKNISDDVEQSDAHKESNVDKPLDNVAGEEVHVIHDVSDNPNCEAETVDLEEFSDNELLSSVLPSIAKRVRTRREKKTVAQRWKYVYQKRLTLERELAQNVLDCKDIMDLIQEAGLMKTVTQFSKCYEMLEKEFIVNLSEECVDGKSKEFRKVYVRGKCVNFSPSVINKYLGRPDEAQPELEVRKWPLKGKLVASKLSVKYAMLHKIGVANWVATNHKSTVAVMLGKFIYDVGTKAKFDYGSYIFDQTLKHAGSFSVKGPIAFPSLICGIVLNQFPNILTENDSVKKRDSLMSFNHKLFLGTHVPDIVMTSGETSHVRNHPGKAAVIAMLKETCRELEARKLNLEKLISSLEMTEGDVLDDGGEFGEAVVVAEEAERQGEEGEADASPDDGTDADADSESDD from the exons atgcaagaagacctaaagaaactgTATCAGGCTTCTCCTCATCCATCGTTCTTGAGGAACGAACCAAAGAAGGTTCCAG AAAATACTGAGTCTTTAGGAAAGAATATCTCTGATGATGTTGAGCAAAGTGATGCTCATAAGGAGTCAAATGTTGACAAACCCTTAGATAATGTGGCTGGTGAGGAAGTTCATGTCATTcatgatgtcagtgacaaccctaactGTGAGGCTGAAACAGTAGACCTGGAGGAATTTTCTGATAATGAGCTGTTGTCCTCTGTCctccctagcatagccaaaagggttaggactaggagagaaaagAAAACTGTGGCTCAAAG GTGGAAATATGTTTATCAGAAGAGGCTGACTTTGGAAAGGGAATTAGCTCAGAATGTCCTAGACTGTAAGGATATTATGGATCTTATTCAAGAGGCTGGTTTAATGAAGACTGTGACTCAGTTTTCAAAGTGCTATGAGATGTTGGAAAAGGAATTTATTGTTAATTTGTCTGAAGAATGTGTTGATGGAAAGTCGAAGGAATTCAGGAAAGTGTATGTGAGAGGTAAGTGTGTAAATTTCTCTCCTTCAGTGATCAACAAGTATTTGGGAAGGCCTGATGAagctcaacctgagcttgag GTAAGGAAGTGGCCTCTCAAAGGAAAATTGGTGGCAAGTAAACTGAGTGTCAAGTATGCAATGTTGCACAAGATTGGAGTTGCTAACTGGGTGGCCACCAATCATAAATCTACAGTTGCTGTAATGCTTGGAAAGTTTATATATGATGTTGGAACCAAAGCCAAATTTGACTATGGCTCATATATTTTTGATCAAACTTTGAAGCATGCAGgaagcttcagtgtgaagggtcctatagcctttccttctcTCATCTGTGGTATTGTTTTGAATCAGTTTCCAAACATCTTAACTGAGAATGATTCTGTGAAGAAAAGAGACAGCCTTATGTCTTTCAATCATAAGTTGTTCCTAGGTACccatgtccctgacattgtcatgacatcaggtGAGACATCACATGTAAGAAATCATCCAGGTAAAGCTGCTGTCATTGCAATGCTCAAAGAAACTTGCAGGGAATtagaggcaaggaagctgaaCTTGGAAAAATTGATTAGCTCTTTGGAGATGACTGAAGGTGATGTGCTAGATGATGGTGGAGAATTTGGTGAAGCTGTTGTTGTTGCAGAAGAAGCTGAAAGACAAGGTGAAGAGGGAGAAGCAGATGCCAGTCCTGATGATGGCACAGATGCTGATGCTGACTCTGAGTCAGATGACTAG